A stretch of Stenotrophomonas indicatrix DNA encodes these proteins:
- the hppD gene encoding 4-hydroxyphenylpyruvate dioxygenase yields the protein MNTAVPSASHPNPGMQVTTFENPMGIDGFEFVEFAAPAGRGAELHEYFRKMGFSAVLKHKQRPITVYRQGDVNFLVNEDPDSFAADFAEKHGPCACGFAIRFKKPGAEVYQTALGNGAEAIAFKPESKAVNAPVIKGIGDCMLYLVDRYGEAGSIFDGDYELIAGAELRPKGFGLTFIDHLTHNLYFGNMQQWSDYYERLFNFREIRYFDIKGLKTGLVSKAMTAPDGIVRIPLNESSDPKSQINEYLDAYKGEGIQHIACFTENIYETVEAMRAQGVDFLDTPETYFDVIDQRVPNHGEDVARLAKNKILIDADPETHQRKLLQIFTQNCIGPIFFEIIQRKGNEGFGEGNFTALFESIERDQIRRGVL from the coding sequence ATGAATACCGCAGTCCCGTCCGCCTCGCATCCCAACCCCGGCATGCAGGTCACCACCTTCGAAAACCCGATGGGCATCGACGGCTTCGAGTTCGTCGAATTCGCCGCACCGGCCGGCCGTGGTGCCGAGCTGCACGAGTACTTCCGCAAGATGGGCTTCAGCGCGGTGCTCAAGCACAAGCAGCGTCCGATTACCGTCTATCGCCAGGGCGACGTCAACTTCCTGGTCAATGAAGACCCCGATTCGTTCGCCGCCGACTTCGCTGAAAAGCACGGCCCGTGCGCCTGCGGCTTCGCCATCCGCTTCAAGAAGCCGGGCGCGGAGGTCTACCAGACCGCGCTGGGCAATGGCGCCGAAGCCATCGCCTTCAAGCCGGAGAGCAAGGCGGTGAACGCCCCGGTCATCAAGGGCATCGGTGACTGCATGCTGTACCTGGTGGACCGCTACGGCGAAGCCGGCAGCATCTTCGATGGCGACTACGAGCTGATCGCCGGCGCCGAGCTGCGCCCGAAGGGCTTCGGCCTGACCTTCATCGACCACCTGACCCACAACCTGTACTTCGGCAACATGCAGCAGTGGTCGGACTATTACGAGCGCCTGTTCAACTTCCGCGAGATCCGCTACTTCGACATCAAGGGCCTGAAGACCGGCCTGGTGTCCAAGGCGATGACCGCGCCGGATGGCATCGTGCGCATTCCGCTGAACGAATCGTCCGACCCGAAGAGCCAGATCAACGAGTACCTGGATGCGTACAAGGGCGAGGGCATCCAGCACATCGCCTGCTTCACCGAGAACATCTACGAAACGGTCGAAGCCATGCGCGCGCAGGGCGTGGATTTCCTCGACACGCCGGAAACCTACTTCGATGTGATCGACCAGCGCGTGCCGAACCACGGTGAGGACGTCGCCCGCCTGGCGAAGAACAAGATCCTGATCGATGCCGACCCGGAAACCCACCAGCGCAAGCTGCTGCAGATCTTCACCCAGAACTGCATCGGCCCGATCTTCTTCGAGATCATCCAGCGCAAGGGCAACGAAGGCTTCGGCGAAGGCAACTTCACCGCGCTGTTCGAGAGCATCGAACGCGACCAGATCCGCCGCGGCGTGCTGTAA